From the genome of Azospira restricta, one region includes:
- a CDS encoding Eco57I restriction-modification methylase domain-containing protein: MPPASAPALDVARLGQVFTPEPVVRRMLALVKSGGRVLEPSCGDGAFSRHLPGCTAIEIDPRHCPPGALNLDFFAYPESERFATIIGNPPYVRYQDIPEATRARLSAEHFDGRSNLYLFFIEKCLRHLEPGGELIFITPRDFLKATSAVRLNKLLFAAGTITDFVELGDARIFAGATPNCAIWRFEKGDFSRRTRYEAAGVVEARHFLLAGGHLAFARAECTLPLSSIFSVKVGAVSGADAIFASDEHGTTDFVCSHTVRDGGTRRMIFNTPHPVLKPFKQRLLARRIRRFDEQSWWQWGRLHPQSERPRIYVNCKTREPRPFFLHPCTNFDGAVLALFPHDPAADLAALCARLNAVNWEELGFVCDGRYLFTQRSLQEALLPESFTADAV; this comes from the coding sequence ATGCCGCCAGCTTCCGCTCCCGCCCTCGACGTCGCCCGCCTCGGCCAGGTGTTCACGCCGGAGCCGGTCGTCCGCCGCATGCTGGCGCTGGTGAAGAGCGGCGGCCGGGTGCTCGAACCGTCGTGCGGCGACGGTGCGTTTTCGCGCCACCTGCCCGGCTGCACGGCGATCGAGATCGACCCGCGCCATTGCCCGCCGGGGGCGCTGAACCTCGATTTCTTCGCCTATCCGGAAAGCGAACGCTTCGCGACGATCATCGGCAACCCGCCCTACGTGCGCTACCAGGACATCCCGGAGGCGACGCGGGCGCGGCTGTCGGCCGAGCATTTCGACGGGCGCTCGAACCTCTACCTGTTCTTCATCGAGAAGTGCCTGCGCCACCTCGAGCCGGGCGGCGAGCTGATCTTCATCACGCCACGCGACTTCCTCAAGGCAACCTCGGCGGTACGGCTGAACAAGCTGCTGTTCGCCGCCGGCACGATCACCGACTTCGTCGAGCTGGGCGATGCGCGCATCTTCGCCGGAGCGACGCCGAACTGCGCGATCTGGCGCTTCGAAAAGGGGGACTTCTCGCGACGCACGCGCTACGAGGCGGCCGGCGTCGTCGAGGCGCGCCACTTCCTGCTCGCCGGCGGCCACCTCGCGTTCGCCCGCGCCGAGTGCACGCTGCCGCTGTCGTCGATCTTCTCGGTGAAGGTCGGCGCGGTGTCCGGCGCCGACGCGATCTTCGCCAGCGACGAGCACGGCACGACGGACTTCGTCTGCTCGCACACGGTGCGCGACGGCGGGACGCGGCGGATGATCTTCAACACGCCGCACCCGGTCCTGAAGCCGTTCAAGCAGCGGCTGCTGGCGCGGCGCATCCGCCGCTTCGACGAGCAGAGCTGGTGGCAGTGGGGGCGCCTGCATCCGCAGAGCGAACGGCCGCGCATCTACGTGAACTGCAAGACGCGCGAGCCGCGCCCGTTCTTCCTGCATCCGTGCACCAACTTCGACGGCGCCGTGCTCGCCCTCTTCCCGCACGACCCGGCGGCCGACCTCGCCGCGCTGTGCGCGCGGCTGAACGCGGTGAACTGGGAGGAACTCGGCTTCGTCTGCGACGGTCGTTACCTGTTCACGCAGCGCAGCCTGCAAGAGGCGCTGCTGCCGGAATCCTTCACCGCCGACGCGGTGTAA
- the purU gene encoding formyltetrahydrofolate deformylase, with product MHRERFYTLTASCPDQVGIIARVAGFIAEHGGWILESSYHADSLTGRYFMRLEIKASSLPFLLAEFRERFRTAVAEPLAMSWQINDSAVKKRLVVLVSKQEHCLYDLLARWQAKELDIEIPCVISNHDAFRGFVEWHGIPFHHVPVTPDNKAGAYAEVQRIFEDVRGDCMVLARYMQVLPSGLCAAYPGRIINIHHSFLPSFVGAKPYHQAYERGVKLIGATCHYVTEELDQGPIIEQDVIRIDHSDSIEDMVRYGKDIEKTVLARGLRYHLEDRVLVHGNKTVVFR from the coding sequence ATGCACCGCGAACGCTTCTACACGCTGACCGCCTCCTGCCCCGACCAGGTCGGCATCATCGCCCGCGTCGCCGGCTTCATCGCCGAGCACGGCGGCTGGATCCTCGAATCGAGCTACCACGCCGACAGCCTGACCGGCCGCTATTTCATGCGCCTGGAGATCAAGGCCTCGTCGCTGCCCTTCCTGCTCGCCGAGTTCCGCGAACGCTTCCGCACCGCGGTCGCCGAGCCGCTGGCGATGAGCTGGCAGATCAACGACTCGGCGGTGAAGAAGCGCCTCGTCGTGCTCGTCTCGAAGCAGGAACACTGCCTCTACGACCTGCTCGCGCGCTGGCAGGCGAAGGAGCTGGACATCGAGATCCCGTGCGTGATCTCGAACCACGACGCGTTCCGCGGCTTCGTCGAGTGGCACGGCATCCCCTTCCACCACGTACCGGTGACGCCGGACAACAAGGCCGGCGCCTACGCCGAAGTGCAGCGCATCTTCGAGGACGTGCGCGGCGACTGCATGGTGCTGGCGCGCTACATGCAGGTGCTGCCGAGCGGGCTGTGCGCCGCCTACCCGGGGCGCATCATCAACATCCACCATTCGTTCCTGCCCTCGTTCGTCGGCGCCAAGCCCTACCACCAGGCCTACGAGCGCGGCGTCAAGCTGATCGGCGCGACCTGCCACTACGTCACCGAGGAGCTCGACCAGGGTCCGATCATCGAGCAGGACGTGATCCGCATCGACCACTCCGACTCGATCGAGGACATGGTCCGCTACGGCAAGGACATCGAGAAGACCGTGCTCGCGCGCGGCCTGCGCTACCACCTCGAGGACCGCGTCCTCGTGCACGGCAACAAGACCGTCGTCTTCCGCTGA
- a CDS encoding ATP-binding cassette domain-containing protein, which produces MIVLRNLSFARAAKPLVDNASLQLGPGWKVGLTGGNGCGKSSFFALLTGALHAEKGDLEVPASWVIGHVAQETPALPDPALDFVLDGDVELREIERALATAEEKHDGVKIGALHARLSEIGGYSAKARAAELLHGLGFADADLARPVAEFSGGWRVRLNLARALMCRSDLLLLDEPTNHLDLDAVLWLEGWLRAYRGTLLMISHDRDFLDAVVGQILHIEQGGMKLYSGNYSAFERQRAAQLALQQAMFEKQQREIAHLHRFIDRFRAKATKARQAQSRMKALERMEEVAAAHVDTPFTFRFRDPAAAPDPLLVLHEAQGGYRSEAGTKVILGGIELTLRPGERIALLGRNGAGKSTLVKLLAGELAPLAGQRTEGKGLAIGYFAQHQLEHLRPDESPLQHMQRLDPQTREQELRDYLGGFDFRGDMATASCGKFSGGEKSRLALALLIWNKPNLLLLDEPTNHLDLEMREALTLALNEYEGGVVLVSHDRHLLRTTADTLLLVADGKVSPFDGDLDDYAGWLAAQREAAQAPASEVAQDKAADKAARIAAREQAAADRQALLAKRRPLLKESEKLEKEIAGWQAEKALLDAALADPEAYATSDRAGLEAKLKRQAELAAAIDAAEERWLEVHTELEGLG; this is translated from the coding sequence ATGATCGTCCTCCGCAACCTCAGCTTCGCGCGCGCCGCGAAACCCCTCGTCGACAACGCCTCGCTGCAGCTCGGTCCGGGCTGGAAGGTCGGCCTCACCGGCGGCAACGGCTGCGGCAAGTCCTCGTTCTTCGCGCTGCTCACCGGCGCGCTGCACGCCGAGAAGGGCGACCTCGAGGTGCCGGCGTCGTGGGTGATCGGCCATGTCGCGCAGGAGACGCCGGCCCTGCCCGACCCGGCGCTGGACTTCGTGCTCGACGGCGACGTCGAGCTGCGCGAGATCGAGCGCGCGCTGGCCACGGCCGAGGAGAAACACGACGGCGTGAAGATCGGCGCGCTGCACGCGCGGCTCTCGGAGATCGGCGGCTATTCGGCGAAGGCGCGCGCGGCCGAGCTGCTGCACGGCCTCGGCTTTGCCGACGCCGACCTCGCCCGGCCGGTCGCCGAGTTCTCCGGCGGCTGGCGCGTGCGGCTGAACCTGGCGCGCGCGCTGATGTGCCGCTCCGACCTCCTGCTGCTCGACGAGCCGACCAACCACCTCGACCTCGACGCCGTGCTCTGGCTCGAAGGCTGGCTGCGCGCCTACCGCGGCACGCTGCTGATGATCTCGCACGACCGCGACTTCCTCGACGCCGTGGTCGGCCAGATCCTGCACATCGAGCAGGGCGGCATGAAGCTCTATTCCGGCAACTACTCGGCCTTCGAGCGCCAGCGCGCGGCGCAGCTGGCGCTGCAGCAGGCGATGTTCGAGAAGCAGCAGCGCGAGATCGCGCACCTGCACCGCTTCATCGACCGCTTCCGCGCCAAGGCGACCAAGGCGCGGCAGGCGCAGAGCCGGATGAAGGCGCTCGAACGCATGGAGGAGGTGGCGGCGGCGCACGTCGACACGCCGTTCACCTTCCGCTTCCGCGACCCGGCGGCGGCGCCCGATCCGCTGCTGGTGCTGCACGAGGCGCAGGGCGGCTATCGCAGCGAGGCGGGAACGAAGGTGATTCTCGGCGGCATCGAGCTGACGCTGCGCCCGGGCGAGCGCATCGCGCTGCTCGGCCGCAACGGCGCCGGCAAGTCGACGCTGGTGAAACTGCTGGCTGGCGAACTGGCGCCGCTGGCCGGCCAGCGCACCGAGGGCAAGGGGCTGGCGATCGGCTACTTCGCGCAGCACCAGCTGGAGCATCTGCGCCCGGACGAATCGCCGCTGCAGCACATGCAGCGCCTCGACCCACAGACGCGCGAACAGGAGCTGCGCGACTACCTCGGCGGCTTCGACTTCCGCGGCGACATGGCGACCGCGTCCTGCGGCAAGTTCTCCGGCGGCGAGAAGTCGCGGCTGGCACTGGCGCTGCTGATCTGGAACAAGCCGAACCTGCTGCTGCTCGACGAGCCGACCAACCACCTCGACCTGGAAATGCGCGAGGCGCTGACGCTGGCGCTGAACGAGTACGAGGGCGGCGTCGTGCTCGTCTCGCACGACCGCCACCTGCTGCGCACGACCGCCGACACGCTGCTGCTCGTCGCCGACGGCAAGGTGTCGCCGTTCGACGGCGACCTCGACGACTACGCCGGCTGGCTCGCCGCGCAGCGCGAGGCGGCGCAGGCACCGGCAAGCGAAGTCGCGCAGGACAAGGCCGCCGACAAGGCGGCGCGCATCGCCGCGCGCGAGCAGGCCGCCGCCGATCGGCAGGCGCTGCTGGCGAAACGCCGGCCGCTGCTCAAGGAGTCGGAAAAGCTGGAGAAGGAGATCGCCGGCTGGCAGGCGGAAAAGGCGCTGCTCGACGCCGCGCTCGCCGACCCCGAGGCATATGCGACCAGCGACCGCGCCGGGCTGGAAGCGAAGCTGAAGCGCCAGGCCGAGCTCGCCGCAGCGATCGACGCCGCCGAGGAGCGCTGGCTGGAAGTGCACACCGAACTGGAAGGGCTCGGTTAG
- a CDS encoding 1-acyl-sn-glycerol-3-phosphate acyltransferase → MAGRVCRLLLRLLGWQVVLVPPPSAKTVIIGYPHTSNWDFPVAMLWRCATGFPLFWVAKREMFANPLGGLFRRWGGIPLDRGRPEGFVEQVCAEFGRRAVFHLAIAPEGTRRHTDHWKSGFYRIAVAAQVPLGLGFLDWGRRQLGIGAWIALSGDRDTDLARIRAFYADKRGCRPQQAGDIRFRD, encoded by the coding sequence ATGGCCGGCCGGGTCTGCCGGCTGCTGCTGCGGCTGCTCGGCTGGCAGGTCGTCCTCGTGCCGCCGCCGTCGGCGAAGACGGTGATCATCGGCTACCCGCACACGTCGAACTGGGACTTCCCGGTGGCGATGCTGTGGCGCTGCGCGACCGGCTTCCCGCTGTTCTGGGTGGCCAAGCGGGAGATGTTCGCCAACCCGCTGGGCGGCCTGTTCCGGCGCTGGGGCGGCATCCCGCTCGACCGCGGCCGGCCGGAGGGCTTCGTCGAGCAGGTCTGCGCCGAGTTCGGGCGGCGCGCGGTCTTCCACCTGGCGATCGCACCGGAAGGCACGCGCCGGCATACCGACCACTGGAAATCCGGGTTCTACCGCATCGCCGTCGCCGCGCAGGTGCCGCTCGGGCTGGGCTTCCTCGACTGGGGGCGCAGGCAGCTCGGCATCGGCGCCTGGATCGCGCTCTCCGGCGATCGCGACACCGACCTCGCGCGCATCCGCGCCTTCTACGCCGACAAGCGCGGTTGCCGGCCGCAGCAGGCCGGCGACATCCGCTTCAGGGATTGA
- the gshA gene encoding glutamate--cysteine ligase gives MVPNLTTALTGPLLDLERRFLDASPQIERWLRAQWNEHTPPFYSSTDLRNAGFKLAPVDTNLFPGGFNNLNPAFHPLCVQAAMSAIEKFCPEACGLLLIPENHTRNLFYLQNVAQLAGILRQTGLNVRIGSLLPEIVAPTPVELPDGSLLTLEPLRRNGNRLGLDGFNPCTILLNNDLSAGVPEILRGLDEQFVLPPLHAGWATRRKSNHFAAYEQVAGEFAQTLGIDPWRINPYFSVCRSINFHERQGEECLAANVDAVLGMVREKYREYGIDETPFVIVKADAGTYGMGVMTVKDASEVIGLNRRQRNKMSVVKEGLEVSEVIIQEGVHTVERVGDGVAEPVVYMIDRYVVGGFYRVNAARGVDENLNAPGMHFEPLAFETSCLCPDARQNPDAAPNRFYAYGVVARLAALAAAIEIERTEPAVAEA, from the coding sequence ATGGTGCCCAACCTGACCACCGCCCTCACCGGGCCGCTGCTCGACCTCGAACGCCGCTTCCTCGACGCCTCGCCGCAGATCGAGCGCTGGCTGCGCGCGCAGTGGAACGAGCACACGCCGCCGTTCTATTCGTCGACCGACCTCAGGAACGCCGGTTTCAAGCTGGCGCCGGTCGACACCAACCTGTTCCCGGGCGGCTTCAACAACCTCAATCCGGCCTTCCACCCGCTGTGCGTGCAGGCGGCGATGTCGGCGATCGAGAAGTTCTGCCCGGAGGCCTGCGGCCTGCTGCTGATTCCGGAGAACCACACGCGCAACCTGTTCTACCTGCAGAACGTCGCGCAGCTCGCCGGCATCCTGCGCCAGACCGGCCTCAACGTGCGCATCGGCTCGCTGTTGCCGGAGATCGTCGCGCCGACGCCGGTCGAGCTGCCCGACGGCTCGCTGCTGACGCTGGAGCCGCTGCGGCGCAACGGCAACCGGCTCGGGCTGGACGGCTTCAACCCGTGCACGATCCTGCTCAACAACGACCTCTCGGCCGGCGTGCCGGAGATCCTCAGGGGACTCGACGAGCAGTTCGTGCTGCCGCCGCTGCACGCCGGCTGGGCGACGCGCCGGAAGTCGAACCACTTCGCCGCCTACGAGCAGGTGGCGGGCGAGTTTGCGCAGACGCTGGGCATCGACCCGTGGCGCATCAACCCCTACTTCTCGGTCTGCCGCAGCATCAACTTCCACGAGCGGCAGGGCGAGGAGTGCCTCGCCGCCAACGTCGACGCGGTGCTTGGCATGGTGCGCGAGAAGTACCGCGAGTACGGCATCGACGAGACGCCGTTCGTCATCGTCAAGGCCGACGCCGGCACCTACGGCATGGGCGTGATGACGGTCAAGGACGCGTCCGAGGTGATCGGGCTGAACCGCCGCCAGCGCAACAAGATGAGCGTGGTCAAGGAAGGTCTGGAGGTCAGCGAGGTGATCATCCAGGAGGGCGTGCACACCGTCGAGCGCGTCGGCGACGGCGTCGCCGAGCCGGTGGTGTACATGATCGACCGCTACGTCGTCGGCGGCTTCTACCGCGTGAACGCGGCGCGCGGCGTCGACGAGAACCTCAACGCGCCGGGCATGCACTTCGAGCCGCTGGCCTTCGAGACCAGCTGCCTGTGCCCGGACGCTCGGCAGAATCCGGACGCGGCGCCGAACCGCTTCTACGCCTACGGCGTCGTCGCGCGGCTGGCCGCGCTGGCGGCGGCGATCGAGATCGAGCGCACCGAGCCGGCCGTCGCGGAGGCCTGA
- a CDS encoding diguanylate cyclase: MRRPTAWLALLLLLFATAAAAQALALRGANGSVPLAAHIEMLEDADGRLDIGTVRGTDTAARFAPRRGSGDLNLGYSASAWWLRVTLQPDAAAAGDWLLEVAFPTLDRVDFYAPGSDTTLVGGDERRFAERPLRHRHFVFPLTLAAGETQTLYLRVQSSGSLTVPLTLWRPAALHAADQDAYGAHALYYGMLLALGLYNLLLWFSLRDRSYLAYVAFVAAMAVGQLAQGGLGYQYLWPDWRAWEAIAFSSGYAATGFFGALFTRIFLDTRRHHPRLDRVIVALAFGFAAAALAPLLLPYRQAAIATSLLGVSFSAVAVISAVACLRRGDVSARFFLAAWALLLVGVALMGLRNMALLPTNVFTANGIQIGSALEILLLSFALADRIHLLRREKEAAQAAVLQAERRRIEALQRSERELEARVAERTRELAASNQRLTESEKRLHDMAHHDPLTGLANRLLLFERIGHAQQLAARHGRGFAVLLIDLDGFKTVNDTLGHDAGDQLLLAVARRLRDSVRSADTVARIGGDEFVVLIEECGDADAVKALAEKIVAALRRPVVLDDGEVTIGASVGIARWPEHGEGAEALLRAADQAMYSAKRIGRNRVAVAA, from the coding sequence ATGCGCCGACCGACCGCCTGGCTCGCCCTCCTGCTGCTGCTTTTCGCGACCGCCGCAGCGGCGCAGGCGCTGGCGCTGCGTGGCGCCAACGGCAGCGTACCGCTCGCCGCCCATATCGAGATGCTCGAAGACGCCGACGGCCGCCTCGACATCGGCACGGTGCGCGGCACGGACACCGCCGCCCGCTTCGCGCCGCGCCGCGGCAGCGGCGACCTCAACCTCGGCTATTCGGCGTCGGCCTGGTGGCTGCGCGTGACGCTGCAGCCGGACGCGGCGGCAGCCGGCGACTGGCTGCTCGAAGTGGCGTTCCCGACCCTCGACCGCGTCGACTTCTACGCGCCGGGCAGCGATACCACGCTCGTCGGCGGCGACGAGCGGCGCTTCGCCGAACGGCCCCTGCGCCACCGCCACTTCGTCTTCCCGCTGACGCTGGCCGCCGGCGAGACGCAGACGCTGTACCTGCGCGTGCAGTCCTCGGGCTCGCTGACCGTGCCGCTGACGCTGTGGCGGCCGGCCGCGCTGCACGCCGCCGACCAGGACGCCTACGGCGCGCACGCGCTGTACTACGGCATGCTGCTCGCGCTGGGCCTCTACAACCTGCTGCTGTGGTTCTCGCTGCGCGACCGCAGCTACCTCGCCTACGTCGCCTTCGTCGCCGCGATGGCGGTCGGCCAGCTGGCGCAGGGCGGCCTCGGCTACCAGTACCTGTGGCCGGACTGGCGCGCCTGGGAGGCGATCGCCTTCAGCTCGGGCTACGCCGCCACCGGCTTCTTCGGCGCGCTGTTCACGCGCATCTTCCTCGACACGCGGCGCCATCACCCGCGGCTCGACCGCGTCATCGTCGCGCTCGCGTTCGGCTTCGCGGCGGCAGCGCTGGCGCCGCTGCTGCTGCCGTACCGGCAGGCGGCGATCGCCACCTCGCTGCTCGGCGTCAGCTTCTCGGCGGTGGCGGTGATCAGCGCCGTCGCCTGCCTGCGCCGCGGCGACGTATCGGCGCGCTTCTTCCTCGCCGCCTGGGCGCTGCTGCTGGTCGGCGTCGCGCTGATGGGCCTGCGCAACATGGCGCTGCTGCCGACCAACGTGTTCACCGCCAACGGCATCCAGATCGGCTCGGCGCTGGAAATCCTGCTCCTCTCGTTCGCGCTCGCCGACCGCATCCACCTGTTGCGCCGCGAGAAGGAGGCGGCGCAGGCCGCCGTGCTGCAGGCCGAACGCCGGCGCATCGAGGCGCTGCAGCGCAGCGAGCGCGAGCTCGAGGCGCGCGTCGCCGAACGCACGCGCGAGCTGGCCGCATCGAACCAGCGCCTCACCGAGAGCGAGAAGCGGCTGCACGACATGGCGCACCACGATCCGCTGACCGGGCTCGCCAACCGCCTGCTGCTGTTCGAACGCATCGGCCATGCGCAGCAGCTGGCCGCGCGCCACGGCCGCGGTTTCGCGGTGCTGCTGATCGACCTCGACGGCTTCAAGACGGTCAACGACACGCTCGGCCACGACGCCGGCGACCAGCTGCTGCTCGCCGTCGCCAGGCGGCTGCGCGACAGCGTGCGCAGCGCCGACACCGTCGCCCGCATCGGCGGCGACGAGTTCGTGGTGCTCATCGAGGAATGCGGCGACGCCGACGCGGTGAAGGCGCTCGCCGAGAAGATCGTCGCCGCGTTGCGGCGGCCGGTGGTGCTCGACGACGGCGAGGTGACGATCGGCGCCAGCGTCGGCATCGCGCGCTGGCCGGAACACGGCGAGGGCGCCGAAGCGCTGCTGCGCGCCGCCGACCAGGCGATGTACTCGGCCAAGCGCATCGGCCGCAACCGCGTCGCCGTCGCCGCCTGA
- a CDS encoding ABC-F family ATPase: MLVAANITQQFGAKPLFENVNAKFGEGNRYGLIGANGAGKSTLMKILCGILDPSAGNVSKDKHERMAYLRQDQFAYEDMRVLDVVLTGHEEMWACMSEKDAIYANPEATEEDYMHAAELEAKFAEYDGYTAEARAGELLLGVGIPIEKHGGPMREVAPGWKLRVLLAQALFANPDILLLDEPTNNLDINTIRWLEDVLNARESTMIIISHDRHFLNQVCTHMADLDYGKVTIYPGNYDDYMEASTLARQRQSQANAKAKERVAELQEFVRRFSANKSKAKQATSRLKLIDKIKPEDMKPSSRQYPWIRFEYDEKEKLHRQAVELDAVGHAYDGPLFSNFTATVDAGDRIAIIGENGVGKTTLLRCLAGDLAPSSGTIKWAEKARPGYFAQDHAALFNADTPLTDWIAEYVRMGGYEGEDVETLIRGTLGRLLFSGDEVKKAVRVISGGEQGRMLFGMLMLMKPNVLLMDEPTNHLDMESIESLNTALEKFKGTLVFVSHDREFVSSLATRIWEIKGGQVIDYRGNYEEYLASQGLE; the protein is encoded by the coding sequence GTGCTCGTCGCCGCCAACATCACCCAGCAGTTCGGGGCCAAGCCCCTCTTCGAAAACGTCAACGCCAAGTTCGGCGAGGGCAACCGCTACGGCCTGATCGGCGCCAACGGCGCCGGCAAGTCGACGCTGATGAAGATCCTCTGCGGCATCCTCGACCCGTCGGCCGGCAACGTCTCCAAAGACAAGCACGAGCGCATGGCCTACCTGCGCCAGGACCAGTTCGCCTACGAGGACATGCGCGTGCTCGACGTCGTGCTGACGGGCCACGAGGAAATGTGGGCGTGCATGAGCGAGAAGGACGCGATCTACGCCAACCCGGAGGCGACGGAAGAGGACTACATGCACGCCGCCGAGCTCGAGGCGAAGTTCGCCGAGTACGACGGCTACACGGCGGAAGCGCGCGCCGGCGAGCTGCTCCTGGGCGTCGGCATCCCGATCGAGAAGCACGGCGGCCCGATGCGCGAGGTGGCGCCGGGCTGGAAGCTGCGCGTGCTGCTGGCGCAGGCGCTGTTCGCCAACCCCGACATCCTGCTGCTCGACGAGCCGACCAACAACCTCGACATCAACACCATCCGCTGGCTGGAAGACGTGCTGAACGCGCGCGAGTCGACGATGATCATCATCAGCCACGACCGCCACTTCCTGAACCAGGTGTGCACGCACATGGCCGACCTCGACTACGGCAAGGTGACGATCTACCCGGGCAACTACGACGACTACATGGAAGCGTCGACGCTCGCCCGCCAGCGCCAGTCGCAGGCCAATGCCAAGGCCAAGGAGCGCGTCGCCGAGCTGCAGGAGTTCGTGCGCCGCTTCTCGGCGAACAAGTCGAAGGCCAAGCAGGCGACCAGCCGTCTCAAGCTGATCGACAAGATCAAGCCCGAGGACATGAAACCGTCGTCGCGCCAGTACCCGTGGATCCGCTTCGAATACGACGAGAAGGAAAAGCTGCACCGGCAGGCGGTCGAGCTCGACGCCGTCGGCCACGCCTACGACGGTCCGCTGTTCTCGAACTTCACGGCGACCGTGGACGCCGGCGACCGCATCGCCATCATCGGCGAGAACGGCGTCGGCAAGACGACGCTCTTGCGCTGCCTGGCCGGCGACCTGGCGCCGTCGTCGGGCACCATCAAATGGGCGGAGAAGGCCCGGCCCGGCTACTTCGCGCAGGACCACGCGGCGCTGTTCAACGCCGACACGCCGCTCACTGACTGGATCGCCGAGTACGTGCGCATGGGCGGCTACGAGGGCGAGGACGTCGAGACGCTGATCCGCGGCACGCTCGGCCGCCTGCTGTTCTCCGGCGACGAGGTGAAGAAGGCGGTACGCGTGATCTCCGGCGGCGAGCAGGGGCGCATGCTGTTCGGCATGCTGATGCTGATGAAGCCGAACGTGCTGCTGATGGACGAGCCGACCAACCACCTCGACATGGAATCGATCGAGTCGCTGAACACCGCGCTCGAGAAGTTCAAGGGCACGCTGGTCTTCGTTTCGCACGACCGCGAGTTCGTCTCGTCGCTGGCCACCCGCATCTGGGAGATCAAGGGCGGGCAGGTCATCGACTACCGCGGCAACTACGAGGAATACCTCGCCAGCCAGGGCCTGGAGTAA
- the thrH gene encoding bifunctional phosphoserine phosphatase/homoserine phosphotransferase ThrH has product MRIVCLDLEGVLVPEIWIEFAERTGIPELRRTTRDEPDYDKLMKYRLDILRQHQLGLPDIQKVIAEMGPMAGARDFLDSLREAYQVVILSDTFYEFAHPLMRQLGWPTLFCHSLEADSTGMLVNYHLRMPNQKQEAVRRFKELKFTIVAAGDSYNDTAMLGEAHGGILFHPPENVVREFPQFPVVRDYGALRGEIDRAFARY; this is encoded by the coding sequence GTGAGAATCGTCTGTCTTGACCTCGAGGGTGTCCTCGTCCCCGAAATCTGGATCGAGTTTGCCGAGCGCACCGGCATCCCCGAGCTGCGCCGCACGACGCGCGACGAGCCTGACTACGACAAGCTGATGAAGTACCGCCTGGATATCCTGCGCCAGCACCAGCTGGGCCTGCCGGACATCCAGAAGGTGATCGCCGAGATGGGGCCGATGGCCGGCGCCCGCGACTTCCTCGACAGCCTGCGCGAGGCCTACCAGGTGGTGATCCTGTCCGACACCTTCTACGAATTCGCGCACCCGCTGATGCGCCAGCTCGGCTGGCCGACGCTCTTCTGCCACTCGCTCGAGGCCGATTCGACCGGCATGCTGGTCAATTACCACCTGCGCATGCCGAACCAGAAGCAGGAAGCGGTGCGCCGCTTCAAGGAACTGAAGTTCACGATCGTCGCCGCCGGCGACTCGTACAACGACACGGCGATGCTCGGCGAGGCGCACGGCGGCATCCTCTTCCACCCGCCGGAAAACGTCGTCCGCGAGTTCCCGCAGTTCCCGGTGGTGCGCGATTACGGCGCACTGCGCGGCGAGATCGACCGCGCCTTCGCGCGCTACTAG